Within the Glycine max cultivar Williams 82 chromosome 12, Glycine_max_v4.0, whole genome shotgun sequence genome, the region AGATATACAAAATACAACCGTTGTCTCATAATTTCTCCATTCTTTTTGTTTCGCTAGCTTGCGACATCAATCAACATTGACAGCCTCCATAGTACAATATCATTTCTTCATTTGAAttcaatgaataatttaatctaTATCCTATATAATAAAAGAGGAGTCCACCAAAATGACTATTGTGCCCTTGCTTATAATCTTGACACGTGTCCATTTTCCTGGTTTTTGGGTCATTTTGCCCtctattctttttcatttttttggtctgtTACCACAGCCACGTGTAGCATTGCATGTGTGGTTTGCTATATTGTCCTTGCACGTGGCTTACTTTATCATTGTCTCTCACTTGGGGTGTTTCGTTTTCCTTCACtaaactggaaaaaaaaacactgaagGGAAAAAAGGCTTGAACTTGAGAATGGAGCATGTGGTTCGGTGAggaattgttgttgttattgttgttcacTTTTGCTGGGGTGGTTTTGGATCCAACTGGGTCTTCTGCTTTTGTGCTTTTGTGCTTTTGTTTCTCTAAGTGGTGGTGGCAGCGTTGTCTTGCAGAAAAccccatttttattttgtattaaggCTTTATTGTTTAGCTCTTTCTTTGGTTCTGCAAGGTCACCAACGAAGAAGACTCCAGTAGGcagaacttttttttgttagctATTATGCATGTTTCCTTGCTTACTAATTGCCTTTGCTTTGTTTGTTTCTAGTGCACAAAATTCTCGGCCAACATTCACCCATATTTGTCTACAGCATCAACATCAAAGAGCTAAGCTTTCGTGCCTAATacggtattttttttctattcaatgttcttctcttaattattttgttgattttgtttgttCCCAGTTAAAGCACTATCCgctgttgttattgttgttcattGAAACTTTTTTAGATGTTTGGGAAAGGATCATCATTGTATTTCTTTTGTGTTGGAGTTGGAAATCTAACCCTCTTTCCATAAATTTTGCAATCTTAAACAGTATTTTACTCATGGTGATAGAAGgtacaaaagaattttaaattaaatagaaattgtgagagaaagagaaagcctAGACCAAAGAAgcagaggaagagagagaaacacCAAAGATGGGTCTTTGCTTTGGTTGCTTCAGCGTAGACAAATGCATGTACAAGGAAGAGAGATTGACCTCTAAAGAAACACATGCCAAAGTTGTTGAAGCCGTACAGAAAAGGTTTTACCTTTATCCATTCCttaattttcccttttttattaattcaatttcattaatattctcaattcctgcaaaaaaaaaaaattatgtgtcaTGTGGTTTAGGACATGGCCAGTGTAGGTGGTGATAACAAAGAaaaccatttttctttcttttaggaAGCGTTAACTGTCATGCGGTTACATTGTTGGTGAAATGAGTTGTAAGTTATGCACCCAAAGGTGATCATTACAAGGAATcacaaaaatgataatatttcaGTCAAAGGGTGTGACTATTGTAAGTATATATCATACAACAATATTCCCTCTTTTCCTTTCCCTCTTCTTATTAATTGTCATGACTTCAACAAGGAGATGATTCATTGACAGAAGCTATGATGTTCAACAATCAAAATGAGAAATTGTTCCATTATAATTGTTTATAGTTATAATTGTTTGTTGAACTGCTTGCCATTTTGccaatatgaaattaattttgtgaatatctACTGCCTCTGTTGTCGCCCAGGTCTAGAGCCACACAAGGGGTGATATCAAGTGGTCAATAAACTGGAATGGGAAGTGAGTATTATCAGTCATCTATGCAGGTAGACCTGAACTCACCAAATTCAAACTTTTAGTGCTTAATCATTTTTCCACTTAAATATTGCATTTTACTGCCTTCTATGTATATAAAGGCgtcatatatattgtttaattagTGATGTTCAATTACCCTTTTTGTTAGGGGTGTTCATAAACTAATTCGATCTATTGACAACTGAAAAAATTGATCcaaaacattgaaaataaaaaaactaaatagacaataaaatttaatttggttggattagatttgatttaaaaaattggtGAGATTCAATCCAAACCGAAATTACACAAATTTATGTCACTTACATTTTTTCAATCCAAACCgaatttttttccttgttataactttttgataGTGTGGTTGCTAGATTTTCACTATGAACTATATCAATTTTAAGTCAAAACCTATAATCTAGGAAAGCATTATGTTTTGTGCTACTGAGATCTTTTGAATTTATCTGaatttagtattttaaattGTGAAAAAGTTTAAACTATTTGTGGGCATGCATGGGATGGCCATTTCTGATATCTTCTTTCGTTTGGTGTGttgaagattattttgatgtgatGATTAGTTGATTAGTTGATTAATTGACTGGGTTTGTTGcagtttattatttatattgtttattattattattattattatttatgtggTCCTTTACAATTGCGTTTAGGGCTTCAGAGTACTCATAACTTTGTGAATTAGTTTCATCTTTCCTTAGTTTGGACATTAAAGTTTTGTCTGGGTTTCTTGTaggttattatttatattgtttattattattattattattataataaacaaagagaaccctttttatttttattttcaaaagagaATCTATCTATTTGTTTGCCCCAGAAATGTGTAAATCTATCTTATTCTTTGTTGTGTTGTGAGCTTGTGGCAGAGCTATTTAAGGGGAAATGTCTGGGACATCCAAAGTTGTGCTTGCTCTCCACTCTATCAAATAATATGACACCTTATGTTTCAAAGAAGGTACTTTTGGctacaaatttcaatttaatctcattttgattttgaaagttcTTAAGGATAATGTCATATACTAATTCAGTTGTATAAATAAACTGATCTTTCTGGAAGAATGTTCAACAAGTTGTTATATTTTTCCaaaatctttttatttggaaGTTTGGAGTTTGGACATTAAAGTTTTGTCTGGGTTTATTGTaggttattatttatattgtttattattattattattattattattattattattattattattattatggtccCTTACAATTGTGTTAAGAGCTTCAGAGTAGTCAACTTTGTgaattagtttcatattcccTTAGTTTGGACATTAAAGTTTTATCTTGGTTGCAAGCGGATGCAATGGCAATGGCAGAGAGAGAACGGGTGGGATTGGTCTTTTTggtctatttgtttttttttttatattcttagttTAGGTTCTTCAATTCACCATTCTCTGCTCTACGTCTTCATTTTTCATCGACACGTGATATGTCTTTTAACAACACATTATATGTCTTCTAAAACGTAGGAGGGTTCCAGATGTGTTGTGGTGGGCATTGTGTTGTGTAGTGATTCTTCTCTTTGTTTATATTCTGAGCAAAGGGAACAACATTGAGTCCGGACCTGCTTTGTCCAagttattcttttgtttctcaattgGTTTGGTTTTCATAGATTTGTCCTGTTAGGTGTAGTTCAGAATTTTGAAGGGTTTAACTACTATttagttatttgatttttggaaCGGGAGGTCTATGAGAGTGAATCAATCCTCTCTCAGTTGGTGTTGCATTTTCCGCTGACACTACCAAGAAGGTaagtagaaattaaaatggCACATTTGCAAGAAATAGATCGAGTCAAGAATGAAGTTATACATTTAGAGTATGAATATGTCATTTCCTTTCTGAAGCCTAGGTTCATAATTACACTAGGCAATCTTATTGCTACTGCAAGTATTTAGAGTGTgaattatgtatatatttttaatttagatgaAGAAATTTGGCTTCCAGGGTAGTTTTGAGTGCCGCAATAAACACTTTTAGTTTTAACACTGCAATTATTTAGAAATCACCCTAAATATTATAGAAGACTAAAAATGTATCATATCTTTACATTTACCGTATGAACTATTTACTCGCATTTTAATTGTACAGTTGAAATCTCTTAAAatagtttcttaaattaattttacaatgtatctttcaaaaatatttcatacaggtgagataaaaaaaatagaaaataagcaATTTAGTATTTTCTTAAGTGTTCTTTACATATCGCATAAAGTGAGAAATTGGAGTTGTCCTAATGAGTATCCAGATTGCATCAACTCATAATAGTTGCTTTCAATGGGATCTGTGTGTTCTGtgttcacataattttttttttcaatgcaaGTAACTCTGGACAAGAACAATGTTAAATATTTCCTTATTAGCTTGAATTTCAATATATCTCTGTTAACATATTAATTTCCTATCAAGAGAggattatgaaaattatttatacaataattGTTACCTTACCAGGATTCCCTCAAAGCACTTGAGGCTGATATACAACACACCAATGGATTGTGATTGTTGTAAATAACATCCAAGTTTATgagtttaagttgtttttgttctgTTGTAACCATAAACAGTGTAGCTAAAGTGAGCTACGCTTCTTAAATTTTAAGGgatttaattatttagaaaaGATACATAAATATTCAATGTCATAAACTCTccaatatatattacattttaatctatatttttcaTAACTTTCTCTCCCATATTCATTtccttttctattattttctaattttatacatttatcATTCTACCTTTTACCATTAACTGATTATACTTTCTTATTCAAATtcttatttaaatgtttatctAATTTACATTTTATCTATAGAAACTTCCAGCTCCTACCGTGCTGCATCTTGATGCATGCGACATATGACAATTCTAAAAACATTTGGCCCTCCTCTGCAATCGAATGTCATAGTCATGCAGATGAAGTTACATTTTACTACACGAGTTATGATAAAATTTGGAGATTGGCTTAGTGATACTAActgaattttatttgtattttttttaattttacagacAATGTTTTGTAGTTTGAAAACCAACTTTATTATAAGTATTaagtctttttttcttcaacagTTCATTTCCTTTTGTATCTGtcttgcaaaaataaaaatcatgctTGCTAAATGACTAAGGAGACGACCTGTGTGTATGCACAGGTTGCAGTCTAGTGTTTATATAAAAGGGAGTGTACCTCGAGATTCTAAGAAGATGTCACATGATAATGACAACTACTATATGTCTAATTATCTATATAGGTTTGAAGATGGAATGAAACCACATAAACAAATCATTTTGGGCTAATGCTGATTTGCCTCTTTATGATAGATATTTGATAGTAGAGAGAGCACTACTAGAAATATTACTTTCAAAGTCGGTTAAAATGCATATTTTACGACGATTCTGAACTGTCGTATAATTGGATGtcgtaaaaggaaaaaaatttataaagacAGGTATGAGAACCGTCGTTGTATACCTAACTTTTGACAACGGTTGAAATTGAACCGTCGTAGTATGTCACAACAATCTACGTCGATTGTATGCTTGATCATCTTAATATGGTTGTTTGGCGAGGTGACTTTCTACGACGGTTGTGatataatcgtcttagaaagctCTCCCTACTACGCCGGTTGGTGGCTTGACCGTCTTAATATGATTGTTTGGCAATGCAACTTTCTACGACGGATGCTATATAACCAtcgtagtattttttttttttggaaattactTTCTACGATGGTTATAGTATAACCAACGTAGTAACTCAAACATACTTGACGGTTATATTATAGCCGTCGTATTATTAAATCAATAATTGACGTTGTCTTGTTTGACctttacattctaagacggttatttacaactgccttagaatgtgcgtcgtaaatttgaataattggcccctaaattacaaaaatgtcatcaCGTTCTTTTCTAAGATGGTCCttcataaccgtcttagaaacgaTGTCGTGAAAACAACCTTTTGTAGTAGTGGAGCTAGCTCAAGCTTGAGATTAAACAAGAATGTgttattaaatttctctccttaTCAACAAGACTGTTGTGGGCGTCAGTCAGCCATAGACTAAGCTGGacccctttctctttctttgcCTCTCACTTTCGCGCTCCATATATACCAATAGGCAATAGCTACTAATCAAAGTAACAATGTAATTCTATATCGGGTCAAATTATACGAGCTTCCAAGGCACTTCGCACTGTTATTTGAGTTAGACCCAGCACGTGCATTCATCAATTGAACTTTCAATTTGATATTCATCTATCTATGTATCTTTCTTAATAATTTCATAGGCCGATGGAGTTGGCTAGCATTGCTTCTTCACCTTGGCATTACCTAGAGTACTTGCTAATGATTTTAGAAGAGAGAGCTTCctaataaatttcatatatttaacTTTGGTTTATcatcttaataaaatatcagTTACTATTAAAACTTTCAAGATATACACATTATGTTCATTAATATACAAGCAAAACCCCAAAATTATTCATTCAAAATTCATGTTAATTAAAGTGTTAATTGTCTCAATATAgttctttcaatattttttttatatcatgcattaattattttaatttctcataaggttaaacatgataatttaaatcatttgtTTTTAATAGAAAGTTTAAAtcatctttaaataaataaaattcctgGTAGATGCTCTAACTTTTATCGAGCTAGTTCTCTTATTAACGAATTTTATGCTTTAATTAAGCCAATATGGATAACCTTTCTTGGCATAATATATTGAAGGAGACAAAAAAATTTACGTTTCAAAGATTTTTATAAGCcaaaagttgtttttgttttcattacaaataatttttagacATTATTTGGAGTAATTACTTGAAGCAATTAAACTTTTCTCGAGGAGGTCTaactcaattgatttttttttgtctcataTCGCTGATAAAACAAGTGGTaatcaaaaattcaaaattgcaATTAAACATCCCaatcatttgttttttaattaaataaaagtgatgattttttaaataaatttcttaccattttaaaacttttttctaTCTCTCATACCCTCAGCTTCACATGTTAGATTGAGTTACTTGATCGCTCCCTTACTCATAGGTATATTCCATTGTTCATGTTAGTTGTGATTTTGTATTGTAGTTGCTAAAAATTTTGTATTCTAAATGTGTTAAGTATATTTCTGGTTgtgtttatgttatttatatttcatgatTTGTTCATTTAGAAAGTCAAACAATATATGtatgtgattttttgttttcatctaAAAAATGATCAGAATTGTTGCTACTAATAATAAAGCACTCTAACATTATGTATGTCATTCATGAATATtcgtaatttttttgttaaatatacaGAACATGAACTATAATCCTTCGAATCATCGTTGGATGTACGGTAGATGTTATAGTGATAGAAGTTGTTTGAAAAAGTCTTTTGTCGAGGGGGTTAAAGAGTTCATAATCAAAGCTAGTCAGCAAGATTGTTATTACATTGATGGAGGATCAGATGTCCTTGTGTTAAATGCGATTGTACATGATTTTGGATGATAGAGTTGTCAAGGTTCACCTTTACAAAAATGGGTTCAAGCCTAATTATTGGATTTGGACTAATCATGGTGAATAGATATTGCATGTCGATTTAAATGATGACAATAGTTACATGGATGCTTCAAGTAGTGCAGTAGATGTGACTCAAACAATTTATCTTAATGCAAGAAATGGTGTGTGATGCTCTTAGGCAACATGAGACATTTGAAACTCCAAACTCAAATAAAGAACCTCCAAATGAAGATACTCAAAGATTTTACAATTTATTGGTGAGGCGAATATGTTATTGTAAGAAGAGGCATCAAACTCAAAATTATCAACATTCGTGATACTTTTAGCTTGCAAGTCCAATTGGAATATTCCCAACCAATGCTTagaatttatttcaaaaatgtttttggatgtaacacttataaaatatcatttgcccataaaaaaaaatatgatgtcaAGAGGTTAGTTTTGAAGTTGGGATTAAAGGCTAAGAGGATTGATTATTGTGTGGATGGTTGCATGCTGTATTATAACAATGATGGAGCATTAATTAAACACAAAACAAGCCCAAGTATTGTGCCAAGACTGTTGGAACAAGCAATAAACAAACCAGTTCTAGTAAAGGCGATGTTCTATTTGTCTATAATACCAAGGTTGCAGAAAATGTTTGCATCAATGCAAACTGCAAGCCAAATGACATGGCTTTATGAGGATAAAAGATCTTTGGGCATGTTACCCTATCCCTTTAATGGTGAAGCCTAGAAGCACTTTGATTAGGTACATGCATATTTTGCTATTGATTTGTAGAATGTGCGACTTGGTTTATGCACAGATGGATTTAACCCATATATTCAAACATCCCCTTCACCTTATTCTTGTTGGCCAATCATTGTTACCCCATACAATCTTCCTCTATAAATGTGTATGACTAAACCTTATATGTTTGAGTTGTGTCGTACCAGGCCCATTTAATCCAATGGTGgatattgatatttatttacaacctttgattgatgaTTTGAACAAGTTGTGGAGTGGTGTTCTCACTTAAGATGTTTCAAGAAAGCAAAATTTCATGATGAGGGCAACTTTGATGTGGACTATTAATGATTTTCCTGCTTATGCCATGTTGTCTGGTTGGGGGACACATGGTAGATTGACATGTTTGTATTACATGAAGGACATAAAGGCCTTCCAGTTTGCAAATGGGGGGGAAAACATCTTGCTTTGACTACCATTGTAGGTTCTTACCAAGTGGTCATGCATTTAGGAGAAACAAAAATGCCTTTGAAAAAGGGAAAGTAGAAAGGGATGAGCCACCGCATATGTTGACACCCACACAAGTTTGGCATGTGGTTAAGGACTTGCCCAAAGTCATAGAAACTTGTATGCCACCACCAACAATACACGAATATGGTGAGTGTCATCATTAGACAAAAAGAAGTATCTTTTGTattgaaaagataattttttgtgaCACAATCTTGATGTTATGCACatcgaaaaaaattatttgacaaCATATTCAACATTGTGATGCATGTTAGTGGTAAGACAAAAGACAATGAAAAGGCTAGGATGAACTTAGCTTTGTATTTTAGGCAGAAAGACTTGGAGCTAAAGTCGGAGGATAATGGAAAGTTATTAAAGCCAAAAGCAAATTACACTCTAATTGCAGACCAAACTAAGTTAGTGTGTCAATGGGTAAAAGAACTAAGAATCCTAGATGGTTATTCTTCCAACTTGGTGAGATGTGTCAATGTTGATAAGGGAACCAAGCATGGGATGAAAAGCCATGATTGTCATGTATTCATAGAGTGTATGCTTCCTATTGCTTTTAGCTCATTACCACCACACGTCTTAAATTCACATATTGAAATAAGTCATTTCTTAAAAGATTTGTGTTCTACAACTTTGATGGAGGATGACCTAAGTAGAATGGaacaaaatatttcattcaTTTTGTGCAAGTTAGAGAGAATATTTCCCCCcagttttttctattcaatgaAGCATCTGCCTATTCATCTGACATATGAAGCTAGACTTGGTGGACCAGCCTAATATAGATGGTTATGTATCCatttgaaatgaaataaaatcatcattgtattttatttaaaattgaatttttaatgcTCATTATTCATGACTTGGTTacattgtgtttttcttttacattttttttttcattttaacttaATGATCTATTTTACTATTTGCATTTGAATTTATGAATTTGAGTATTTCGTTCATTATATGTAcgcattaattaaaaatttgatgttaaataatataaatacaaaaaataaatcttgaattattgatgttaaataataaaaaataaaataaataattctacaACAAATAACATTTTTGACGAATTTTCTAACGGATATTTTCATTAGAAGGTTCTGACCGATCATTTCTGTCAAAAAATTTCCATTGATACTTTTCGTTGAAAATTTTAGACGAATGAGAAAAATCCGttggttaaaattttttataatcattttctGGAtcgaaaattttgaattaccaatcaatttttgatatttttgacGGATTTTGGCGTTCGGGAATAGgctttttttttagtgaaccttataatttattttagctaatttcaataaataataaaataattgctaGATAATACGATATTCCTAACATTTTTCTATCGTCTTTGCAAATTGCATTTAATTAATAGCATCACCGATAAATTAGGTGAGATGGGATCAAGCAGAATCTTTCAGCTGCATGCAGTTAGTAATCATCATGCTTTAGATTGTCCTTTTCATGTGGCAAAATTTTGCATTTAATTCAGACATTCATTCTTTTTCCGTGTGCTCCgaatcttttgtttccccatcACAATCACCTACATTCCCCACATTTGttaatatttcaatttcaattaggGTGCATAAGATATAGGTTATAGATCCTAATAAaactagaataataaaaattgtgtttttgtcTTTAAATTAACATCACATTCTATGATTCTAGTATTTACCTTCCTTCTGACTTCTGAGTTTCTGACCTTCTCTCCAATGGCATCACCGATACCAACTTGGGCCACTAACAAGATCAAAAGTAACCTTACAGTGGGCCCATTAGGTAGGCCCAACCCATACACCACAGCCCAACTCGTTCGTAATTCCCCTCTCCACTcccaattttatttattgacgTACGAATGCCTCAATCTCAATCTCAATCTCATCAGTTAACTTTACCTAATACACAAACCCCGTTCCTCCGTTCACGCACTACCTCagtcttctcttctcttttactAAAAGAACCAACAATCTCTAGAACCCTCTCAGCCAAAAAAAACAATGCAGACCCACCAGAACCCTCCCACACTGGATTCCGACCCGCAGCTCCCGCAGATCAAAATCCACCACCCCTCCTCCCCGCGCCATCACCACCCCTCCTCCGCCGCCACCCCCACCCCCACCGCCGGCGCACGCCGCAAAATCGGCGTGGCCGTCGACCTCTCCGACGAGAGCGCCTACGCGGTCCGCTGGGCCGTGCAGCACTACATCCGCCCCGGGGACGCCGTGATCCTGCTCCACGTCAGCCCTACCAACGTCCTCTTCGGCGCCGACTGGGGCTCGATCGACCTCTCCATCAACACTGACCCCAACTCCGACGAAGACGCCGTCAGCGCCGTCAACAGTAACGACCACGCCAACGCCGGCAACAGCAAACGCAAGCTCGAGGACGACTTCGACGCCTTCACGGCGTCGAAGGCCGCGGATCTCGCGAAGCCGTTGAGAGAATCGCAAATTCCGTTCAAGATCCATATTGTGAAGGATCACGACATGAAGGAGAGGCTGTGCTTGGAGGTGGAGAGGCTTGGGTTGAGCGCGGTGATTATGGGGAGTAGAGGGTTTGGCGCTGTGAGGCGTGGCAGCGATGGGAGGCTTGGGAGTGTTAGTGATTACTGCGTTCATCACTGTGTTTGTCCTGTTGTGGTGGTGCGTTATCCCGATGATAAGGATGTGGTTGCGGCGGCCACCACGGCCTCGGCCGTGGTGGCGCTCAAGGACGGGGATGAGGGCGAGACGGTGATCCAGCCGGTGCCGCACAAGAAAGGTTTGGGGCTTTGAGGTTATtcgttgattgattgattgaagttGTGAtgaaggttttaaattgtggttatTGTGTTCTAGGTTTTAAATTCTGGTTGATAGAGAAATGCTCTAACTTTGAACACGAGCTAATACTTATTgtgaattatgaattttttggtCCTACCAGTTAAGAAAGGTTAGAGGTATTGGGTTTTGAAGTCGTTGATTGATTGAAGTTGTaatcaaagttttaaattgAAGTCACTGTTTCGTGGTGTTTCTTGATAGAGAAATGTTAGCAATACAATGATTACAATCTCTAACACCCAACACACATTTTTGAACACGTTTCTATTATTGGCTGAAATTTATTTggaattacaaatatttttggtCCTATTACTTATCTAGTTATCTAATGATTATCTTTTTGATTTCGTAGTTTTCAAGTAATTTTGTATGTGTTAGGAGTGTTTTGTTAGTACACT harbors:
- the LOC100805067 gene encoding universal stress protein PHOS32, yielding MQTHQNPPTLDSDPQLPQIKIHHPSSPRHHHPSSAATPTPTAGARRKIGVAVDLSDESAYAVRWAVQHYIRPGDAVILLHVSPTNVLFGADWGSIDLSINTDPNSDEDAVSAVNSNDHANAGNSKRKLEDDFDAFTASKAADLAKPLRESQIPFKIHIVKDHDMKERLCLEVERLGLSAVIMGSRGFGAVRRGSDGRLGSVSDYCVHHCVCPVVVVRYPDDKDVVAAATTASAVVALKDGDEGETVIQPVPHKKED